Proteins from a genomic interval of Quercus lobata isolate SW786 chromosome 11, ValleyOak3.0 Primary Assembly, whole genome shotgun sequence:
- the LOC115966611 gene encoding MADS-box protein JOINTLESS-like, whose amino-acid sequence MDQLSLELQISGRDHSPSARVMFQLMQGAQLMEENQRLKQMENLFSTQTHVLEQGQSSESITNICSSSDPQDNDSSDISLKLGVLSLATPHRANCLFP is encoded by the exons ATGGACCAACTGTCTCTTGAGCTACAG ATTTCTGGAAGAGATCACAGCCCTTCAGCAAGGGTCATGTTCCAACTGATGCAGGGAGCCCAACTGATGGAAGAAAACCAACGATTAAAACAG ATGGAGAATCTGTTTAGCACTCAAACACATGTACTTGAACAAGGTCAGTCATCTGAGTCAATCACCAATATTTGCAGCTCATCTGATCCTCAAGATAATGACAGTTCAGACATATCTCTCAAGTTGGG GGTGCTGTCACTTGCAACTCCTCATCGAGCAAATTGTCTGTTTCCGTAA